From the genome of Winogradskyella forsetii, one region includes:
- the accC gene encoding acetyl-CoA carboxylase biotin carboxylase subunit, with amino-acid sequence MFKKILIANRGEIALRVIRTCKEMGIQTVAVYSTADAESLHVKFADEAVCIGPPPSSESYLKISNIIAAAEITNADAIHPGYGFLSENAKFSKICEEHGIKFIGASEEMIDKMGDKANAKATMKAAGVPCVPGSEGVIKDFEDCKKVAKETGYPVMLKASAGGGGKGMRAVWKPEDLQNAWESARSESKAAFGNDDMYMEKLIEEPRHIEIQIVGDSRGKACHLSERDCSIQRRHQKLTEEVPSPFMTDKLRAQMGKAAVKAAEFIKYEGAGTVEFLVDKHRNFYFMEMNTRIQVEHPITEQVIDFDLIREQILVAAGVPISGKNYTPNLHSIECRINAEDPFNDFRPSPGKITTLHAPGGHGVRLDTHVYAGYSIPPNYDSMIAKLITTAQTREEAINKMKRALDEFVIEGIKTTIPFHRQLMDHPDYLAGNYTTKFMEDFKIQKEVEE; translated from the coding sequence ATGTTCAAAAAAATATTAATTGCCAATAGAGGAGAAATAGCACTCCGTGTTATTAGAACCTGCAAAGAGATGGGCATACAAACTGTGGCTGTATATTCTACTGCAGATGCAGAAAGTCTTCATGTGAAATTTGCAGACGAAGCTGTTTGTATCGGTCCACCACCTAGTAGCGAATCCTACTTAAAAATATCCAATATTATAGCAGCTGCAGAAATTACAAATGCAGATGCCATCCATCCTGGTTATGGATTTTTATCTGAGAACGCAAAATTCTCTAAAATTTGTGAAGAACACGGTATAAAATTCATTGGTGCTTCTGAAGAAATGATTGATAAAATGGGAGACAAGGCAAATGCCAAAGCGACCATGAAAGCTGCTGGCGTACCTTGTGTGCCTGGAAGTGAAGGCGTTATCAAGGATTTTGAAGACTGTAAGAAAGTTGCTAAAGAAACCGGTTATCCAGTGATGCTTAAAGCGTCTGCTGGAGGAGGTGGTAAAGGAATGCGTGCCGTTTGGAAACCAGAAGATCTTCAAAACGCATGGGAATCTGCACGTTCAGAATCTAAAGCCGCATTTGGAAATGATGATATGTATATGGAGAAGCTCATTGAAGAACCTCGACATATTGAAATACAAATTGTGGGTGACTCTCGTGGAAAAGCATGCCATTTGTCAGAAAGAGATTGCTCTATACAAAGACGCCATCAAAAATTAACAGAAGAAGTGCCTTCCCCATTTATGACCGATAAATTGAGAGCTCAAATGGGCAAAGCTGCTGTAAAAGCTGCCGAATTTATTAAATATGAAGGGGCAGGAACCGTTGAGTTCTTAGTGGATAAGCATAGAAATTTCTACTTTATGGAAATGAATACACGTATTCAAGTAGAACACCCAATCACAGAACAAGTAATTGATTTCGATTTAATTCGTGAACAGATTTTAGTTGCTGCAGGTGTACCAATTTCCGGTAAAAATTATACACCAAACTTGCACTCCATAGAGTGTAGAATTAATGCCGAAGATCCGTTCAATGATTTTAGACCTTCACCAGGTAAAATCACCACACTTCACGCACCAGGAGGACATGGTGTAAGGTTAGATACACACGTTTATGCAGGTTATAGCATTCCTCCAAACTATGATTCCATGATCGCAAAGTTAATTACAACAGCTCAAACCAGAGAAGAAGCTATTAATAAAATGAAGCGTGCTTTGGATGAGTTTGTAATAGAAGGCATAAAAACTACGATTCCTTTTCACAGGCAATTAATGGACCATCCAGACTATTTAGCAGGTAATTATACGACTAAATTTATGGAAGACTTTAAAATCCAAAAGGAGGTTGAAGAATAA